A portion of the Fulvia fulva chromosome 1, complete sequence genome contains these proteins:
- a CDS encoding Quinone oxidoreductase-like protein 2, translating to MSKMKAIHIPEFVEAVSALRATEVETPRPNDSQYLVEITHCSPQHADILHAQGKHQNNTKRGWCHAPFVLGYDFTGIVQSVPERANKDGLRTGDRVFGAAIGAFAEYICVSAGSIRRIPDKLSSEAAVAMSGQAVSYASVVHIAKVQAGETVLVSGASGGLGSVCCMVAKAVGAKVIALAGDQSKAGHMRKAMDVDHVVVMEGDWIAKVKELTDGVGADVCLDNTGMVNDAIRCVAYFGRIVILGFAARKGAMEEVKMNKLLLKSITVTGYRFGESGRRYPEELERIWQGYLRMLETGKLKAMMYGKYEGLDDIGRALQDLHERKVYGKIVVSVANPSGKL from the coding sequence ATGAGCAAGATGAAAGCTATACATATCCCAGAGTTTGTCGAAGCCGTTTCGGCTTTGCGTGCCACGGAAGTCGAGACTCCCCGACCCAACGACAGCCAGTACCTCGTAGAGATCACTCATTGCTCGCCGCAACATGCCGATATCCTTCATGCCCAAGGCAAGCACCAGAACAATACCAAACGTGGCTGGTGTCATGCCCCATTCGTGCTGGGCTATGACTTTACCGGAATCGTGCAGTCAGTCCCCGAAAGGGCGAACAAAGATGGTCTGAGAACAGGCGACAGAGTGTTTGGCGCGGCAATTGGTGCTTTCGCAGAATACATATGTGTGTCTGCAGGCTCCATTCGCAGGATACCAGACAAATTGTCCAGTGAGGCAGCAGTCGCCATGTCTGGTCAGGCAGTAAGCTATGCCTCGGTCGTACACATTGCGAAAGTGCAAGCTGGAGAAACAGTGCTTGTCAGCGGTGCTAGTGGAGGCTTGGGCAGCGTCTGCTGCATGGTCGCGAAAGCCGTAGGTGCCAAGGTTATCGCATTGGCTGGAGATCAGAGCAAAGCCGGTCACATGCGAAAAGCTATGGACGTAGACCACGTGGTGGTCATGGAAGGCGACTGGATCGCGAAGGTCAAGGAGCTGACCGACGGTGTCGGCGCTGATGTCTGCTTAGACAACACGGGTATGGTCAATGATGCCATCAGATGCGTGGCATACTTTGGTCGGATTGTCATCTTGGGCTTCGCCGCGCGAAAGGGAGCTATGGAAGAGGTGAAGATGAACAAGCTGCTGCTGAAGAGTATCACCGTGACGGGGTATAGATTTGGTGAAAGTGGGAGAAGATATCCCGAGGAGCTCGAACGGATTTGGCAGGGTTATCTGCGTATGTTGGAGACTGGCAAGCTGAAGGCCATGATGTACGGCAAGTACGAAGGTCTCGACGACATTGGCAGAGCATTACAGGACCTGCACGAGCGTAAAGTGTATGGCAAGATAGTTGTGAGCGTTGCGAACCCTTCAGGCAAGCTGTAA